Genomic DNA from Bacteroidota bacterium:
CAATTCATCCTGCGCAAAATAAATCAACCGCTGATCTTCATCGTAAATGTGAATGGAAGGCGTGTAGTGCGCGATCGTGAACGTGTAATACAACAGATCTTTATCCCAGAGCACAGTGATGAATTTACTGCTGTCGAGATGGTAATCCGAGGCAAACTTTTTTAAAGACACACTGTCCGCGCGGGAAACAAAAATGAATTGTGTTTTCGGGAAATATTTGATGCTGTCTGAAATGAGTTGAGCTTCCTGCTGGCAATGTTCGCATTTAGGATTGAAATAGATCTCCACAGTTTTCATATTACTTTTCAAACTGTCAATGGTAAAATATTTTCCGTCGAGCGTGTAATACAGGAACGGCGGCATTACTTTAAGCGAATCATAAAGACTTAGGGTTGGAGTTTGCCCGAATGAAAACAAACAACTGATCATGATAAAAAAAAGGCAACCCGCTTTTTTCATTCTCAAATTTAATTAAAACCGAAGGCAGATGCAATTCAAATCGTTGGGAAGATTTGGTGCACTGCTGAATATAGAATGAAGAATTTTCACTTATTCTTCGAGATCGAAAGCACCGGGTGAATTTCAATTCCCGTAGGCGCAACACCGAGTTGTCCGTGAACTTTATCGTAGAATGCAATTCCTGTAATGGAATAAACCGCATTGGTATCGATCTCCTGCGAAGCGGATAATGTATTCTGAAAATCCTTTCGCGCCTGCACGTACTGCGAAAGATGTGAACTGAGTTTGACAGAAGCGCACCATGGATCAGGAATTTCGCCGATCATTGTTTTGGATGGATCATTCAGATCTACGAGCACGAGATGAAAATCTCCATCATCACTCAATTTGTATTCGCGGATGCGGCACTGAATCGAATACGAATTGAACTCTATTCCGAAACGCGAAGTGCTGTCGCCTGAAATTTTTTGCGGCAGAATGGTGATGAGTGATGCGACCGTTGAATTCTGCGCCGTGTAATTTATTTTTTTCTCACCAGTGTCAGTAAGCGTTTTTATATTCCAGCGGTCTCTTCCTGTGCAATTCGGATCTTTTTCATCGGGTTGGAGATAAAAATAAACAAGCGCAAAAACCGCGACCGCGGTCACCAGCAGGATCAGGAAAAGATAAATGAAGAATTTTTTATTGGGCAGTTTCATTTTTTTGAATTTTGATCCTTATTGTGAAAGTGAATGTATTTCCTTTTGTTCTTCTTCTTGGTTTTTTGGGATTGGGAATTGGGAATTTGTTATTTTACAAAAAGATATCGTTCATCAATTCTCCTCCCGGCGTAACTGCATATTTTTCAAGATCTGTAATTCCATTCTTAGCAAGAACTTCTTCGTCAATGAAAAAATTTCCGGTATCGCGCGAATTGAAAATAAAATAAGCGGTGTCAGCAAGAATTTCCGGCTTACGCGATTTACGCATCAGTTCTTCTCCTCCTAAAATATTTTTCACCGCCGCCGTTGCAATGGTGGTGCGCGGCCACAATGAATTCACGCAGATATTATCTTTTTTCAATTCCTCCGCCATTCCCATCGTGAGCATACTCATTCCGAATTTGGAAATAGTATATGGCGCAAAATGTGAGAACCATTGTTTGTCGATGTGAATGGGTGGAGATAAAGTGAGAATGTGCGCCGATGATGATTTTTTCAGATGGGGAATGCAGTGCCGCGATACGAGATAAGTTCCGCGCGTGTTGATGTCCATCATGAGATCATATTGTTTCGCCGGTAAAATGGAAACGGGAGAAAGATTGATGGCGCTCGCATTATTTACCAGAATATCTATGCCGCCGAATTTTTCCACGGCCGCTGCCACAGCCGCTGTCACCTGTTCTTCTTCGCGGATATCGCATTTCACGGGCAAACATTTTCCGCCCCGCCCGACTGCGTCATGCGGGCGGGCAGCTTTTTCAATTTCAGCAGCTGCCGAAAAAATTGTTCCGCCGAGTTTCGGATTTTCTTCAGTTGATTTTGCAGCGATCACAATGTTCGCGCCCTCGCGCGCCATGCGCAACGCGATAGCTTTTCCAATTCCGCGACTGCCGCCTGTGATGAAAATAGTTTTGCCTGTAAATGTCATTCGCTAAAGTTAGCCACAGATTTCACAGATTCACGCAGATTTTTTTCAATCTCATGTCTCACGTCTCACCACTCACATCTATATTTGCAGACAATTTATCATTCATCATTTATCATTCAACATTATGGTCATCTCCGGCATCCAGCAAATAGGAATAGGAATTCCAGATGTTCACGCCGCATTCAAATGGTATCGTCAGCATTTCGGAATGGACGTTCCGGTTTTTGAAGAAGCGGCCGAAGCAAATCTCATGCTGCCTTACACCGGCGGAAAAGGCCATTCGCGTCATGCCATTCTCGCCGTGAATATGAAAGGCGGCGGCGGATTTGAAATATGGCAATACAC
This window encodes:
- a CDS encoding redoxin domain-containing protein; translation: MKKAGCLFFIMISCLFSFGQTPTLSLYDSLKVMPPFLYYTLDGKYFTIDSLKSNMKTVEIYFNPKCEHCQQEAQLISDSIKYFPKTQFIFVSRADSVSLKKFASDYHLDSSKFITVLWDKDLLYYTFTIAHYTPSIHIYDEDQRLIYFAQDELTGKELIRELKR
- a CDS encoding NAD(P)-dependent oxidoreductase; this encodes MTFTGKTIFITGGSRGIGKAIALRMAREGANIVIAAKSTEENPKLGGTIFSAAAEIEKAARPHDAVGRGGKCLPVKCDIREEEQVTAAVAAAVEKFGGIDILVNNASAINLSPVSILPAKQYDLMMDINTRGTYLVSRHCIPHLKKSSSAHILTLSPPIHIDKQWFSHFAPYTISKFGMSMLTMGMAEELKKDNICVNSLWPRTTIATAAVKNILGGEELMRKSRKPEILADTAYFIFNSRDTGNFFIDEEVLAKNGITDLEKYAVTPGGELMNDIFL